DNA from Etheostoma spectabile isolate EspeVRDwgs_2016 chromosome 23, UIUC_Espe_1.0, whole genome shotgun sequence:
GATcatgcatgtatttttaattgatgttgtcgtctttgttgtcatgtacttTATGTCATttctttgctactgcagcaaaatgaatcAACTTGAACTTGTTTGAATCCGACTGTATACGTATCATGTTTGAGTTCTGACTCTGAGAAGAAAAAACGTGGTTCACGACGAAGGGAATATCGCCAGATGTGCAACAGCGAAGTCGACCGCCACTTACTTGAGGAGAGCTGCGGCCTCCTCGCGTTGTCTTTTGACCTCCTCCTCTTGAAGcttctgctcctcctcctcctgctgtctcttctcctcctcctctttcttcttctgctcctcCTCCGCTTTCTgcttttcctcctccttctttcttcgctccttttcctctttcttcttcttctcctcctccaggcgcttcctcttctcctccttgcCGCCGTCTTTTTTGCCGCTCATCTTGGCCTCGTCCTTTGCTTTGTCTCGGGCAGACGCCGGTCGTCTCTCGCCCTCTCggtccttctccttctccttgttACCGAAGGTGCAATCGTCTTTCTCGTCCATGTTTACGGAGTGCTTGCGTTCAGCAGGCATACTGAGGAAAGACGACAAGAAAAAGGTTGTTTATAAAGATATCTCCAGAATCCTTCGATACTCTTCCAACCCTCTCTATTAATAGATATTCCGTCTGTTGCccaaaaactaaacatttttaaatctcttcAAAATGTTCCTAATCCAAATTAAGGTGGTGGCCAATCTCTCTGTTGAAATGTGAACCAAAGTTCTAATTTCAAATCAGTTTCATTGGTTTATATAATGATGTTTCTTTCCAATATTAGttataattttgtgttttcatgaCAAAATCTATATTTTGCTtgtgtttcacaaaaaaacaacaacatgatatTATCAGTAAACATCAATTATCTGGAGAGGAAAtacttcagaaaaaaaacttaggAAAAAAGATACAACAGTAATAAACCAATGATGGaatggaagtacatttacttatgtactgtacttgagtacacattcaaagtacttgtactttacttgagtatttccacaCCAATAAATCCCATCCTACAGACTAAGGAAATACATCTTtgtggggcgacctctagctcccccccccccatgaaggccccctctctctccactcttaTCTGTCTATCCACGGTCACTATCggataaagggaaaagccctcaaaaaaatctttgttttatgCAAAAGTCGCACTAcaaccattttcattttaacatttttcaatgaaaatgagaataatgagacaaaaatgatcattccttCCAAAGTCCTAAATGAAATCACAGTCTCAGTTAAAATAACTGTAATTAGTGCAATTAGTgcaatatcgtgcagccctactaccCAACTGTACATGAACACAACCTTAACCCGTGTGTTGTTTACCCGTCGAccgtgcaactttttgtttttctgagtcaacatttagacatttttgtcactttgatccaagtttttctgtcactttttccaatgtttttgtaaaaaaaataaatgtctgcgccttttaacatttttgtggaCTTTTTCCCGCATTTTTTTAATCCTTCTTCCGACAATCTTCACGCTATTTTCAACCTTCTTTTAtcgtattttattttttctccaaatgctataaaatcaaataaaactcccaaattaaattaaagtagggaactgatcatttatttcacTTGAGCGTTCACAAGAGAACCATCcatgttgctttttgttgttgagaaCTTGGTAAAAAATACCCTAATTTCTGATATTattaactttttgaaaatgggtcaaatatgCCCCGAGAACAGGAGGGTTGAACCACAGCAGGAAAATACAACATGACTACTAAGGCAGCAGGAAACATCAGATATAAAAGGATAACACAGGCagcacttttacattttactaataATACTTTAAGTTTGAATTCTACTTCTAATGGAGTGTTTTCACAGTATTAGTAATTCTTCTGAAGTAAAATTGCTAAATACTTAATTAATACTCTTAACTGTACTGAATCAGATTAATAAAGCGAGAGGcttgttaaaaataacattcaaaGAAAAAAGTCAACTTCAATCTCCATCCGCTACCGTCtgacacgcgcgcgcgcacgcacgtaCGTGCGCGCGCACGCCGCTTCGTTGCAGAGCCCGTTCGTTAGCAACCAGCCTGACGTTAGCTTCTTGGTTAGCATGATGACGTTAGCCCTCCTTTACATTAGTCATTATTATTACGATAGACGCCGAATTAGTTTAGTCTTAGCTCTGAATTACACGTTCCGTTTTATCGTATTGTAAAAATGCCACAACGTCATAAATTCAGACACAAATTGACAACAACAGTTAGCGTTAGCacggctaacgttagcgccgTTAGCTAGGCAACTGAAACCCgatgtaaacaaacattttcacaGCGTTCAACTGACAGTTAGAGTCTACTCAGTCCTCATGGTGTAAACCTAAACTAATATACACACTGGATACACGTTTAACTGTTGATACCATCGTGTAAATatcattttaacatgaaaaGGTTTACCTGCTAATGTAGCATAACAAACATCGGTCATTGGGGTTGGTTTCCGTGTGAACAGCTGAAGGACCCTCTCACGGTTGAGCCACAGTTTTCGCCTGACTGAAAATGCAAATTTTTCTGATCATTATTTGGTCATATTAAGCTATATTTTTGGATGATACTGGCCTTTTAGTATTCTTTGGTTTAATCTCATAGCAAGATAGCTTTAGTAGTGAATAATTATACAGcttaaattttaaaattgtgtcACATCGACAGGCAGTGTTTAAGGCAGCTACACACTGAATGTTCTGCAACAAGCTCTAAACACAAAATCTTACTTTTAAACAATTTATTCATAAAGATACTCTGTTTAAATACCCTGTATTCAAAATGCTACTAAAGTAAATGTATAATAGTATTAtaagcatcaaaatatacttaaagcaccaaaagaaaaatgacTAATTATGCCCTTTTCAGAacaatgtaaattaaattattgatgcattaatgttgTTTCAAATATTGTTATTTTGAAGCTTCATTTCAAGAATCAAGTTACAAAGATAAGGAAGAGAAAGATGAATCAacgaatgaataaataaataagtaaataaaactaGTAGACTGCTTGTCCTGTAGGATGAGATTCCAAAGGTTGCCAAACGTTGTCCAAGACTTTTATCTTGTCCTTGAGGATGAACCGGATCCTCTCAAGGTGGAGTGTGTCCATCATCTCCGTGCGAGCCATGTCTTCAGTGTTggtccctctttctttttccagaATAAGAGGATACACTTCTTTGCAGTGAGAAGTCCATATGCAGAGAACCAGAGTCAGTCTCTTTGCTTCTCTGGATATATTTAGTAAGATTACTAAAACTGGATCTGGGACAATTTGAATGTTTAACACCTAAACTAAAGATACCACTACAGTGACCCTGTGTTTTGAAAGAATGATGCATTCATTGTGTTTATCACTTTACTGTTACTGCTGTTAAAGGTGGATATCATTTTAATGATTGGATAGTTTAGcctatattaatatatattaactATTTTTTAACTAATTGTGTGTAaatcactttgaattgccctgttgctgaaatgtgctctaaaaATAAAGCTACCTTACCTTgcctatattttatatatatatatatatacatacatatatatatatacacatacatacagtgtgtaGTGAAGTTAAATGAACAATATTTGCTTCTGGGCTGTAGAAGAATAGAAGTATTAAGTAGTATAAAaaggaaacactcaattaaagtacaagtatgtattcaaaattgaaataaaaacattcctgaaatgtaatttcaacagttaGAAGAGCTGGAACTAAAGTGGACCATCAGTGGAAACAGAACGGAGACTCAGTGAGTTTCTTTAATAGCAGTTCCCAGATTTCCCTCCTCAGGAGACTGTAGGTATGTTCAAACACACTCTCTTTCCACTCAGGCATCCTCTGGGCACAACAGCcacactgtgtgtgagtgtgagagagagtacAAGGGTACTACTATTGTAGCTTTATTGACACAGTgttaatgaaaaacacacacacacacacgagcttTTCACGGTAAAACTACATTTTAGGTGTGGGTATAATAAATAACACCATGTTCACATTCTGCAGGGCATCGTGTAGCTTCTGTGTTGCTACTCCTgactgcttctccaaactggggacATGCCGACCTCCAtctactgtagatagatagatagatagatagatagagagatagagagatagatagatagatagatagatagatagatagatagagagatagatagatattggtgttttttgatcccaagaaaaatgggaaattccggtgttacagcagcaaaattagtcaaaaagcacagaatataaatataaattaaatactagtaaaaatatacatacatacaatatgcatgaaatacaatacaatatgactaaaatacaagaacaaatatttgaatatgtacaggatggaagaaagcaaaaatgtgcaactgcttaaataatatgctaaaatgtaaataaaaatgtaaataaaccaactgtgcaggttgcacttagtgcagtactGCGGTGTCcaaaaagtctcatctagcacccagtgatgacatgttaaagagttttattgcctgtggtatgaatgattttctgtaaaggtcctctgttggaccagtgtggggtggagagggtggagctgctcctctgttggaccagcgtggggtggagagggtggagctgctcctccgttggaccagtgtggggtggagagggtggagctgctcctccgttggaccagtgtggggtggagagggtggagctgctcctccgttggaccagtgtggggtggagagggtggagctgctcctccgttggaccagtgtggggtggagagggtgagCTGCTCCTccgttggaccagtgtggggtggagagggtggagctgctcctccgttggaccagtgtggggtggagctgctcctctgttggaccagtggggggtggagagggtggagctgctcctctgttggaccagtgtggggtggagagggtggagctgctcctctgttggaccagtgtggggtggagagggtggctcctctgttggaccagtgtggggtggagaggctCCTTGTTGGACAGTGGGGTGGAGGTggagctcctctgttggaccagtgtggggtggagagggtggagctgctcctctgttggaccagtgtggggtggagaggtgGAGCTgatcctctgttggaccagtgtggggtggagagggtggagctgctcctctgttggaccagtgtggggtggagagggtggagctgatcctcgttggaccagtgtggggtggagagggtggagctgctcctccgTTGGACCAGTgaggggtggagagggtggagctgctcctctgttggaccagtgtggggtggagagggtggagctgctcctctgttggaccagttgggggtggagagggtggagctgctcctccgTTGGACCAGTgaggggtggagagggtggagctgctcctctgttggaccggtggagagggtggagctgacACACTGACTACGGAGAAGTAGCTCATACAACCACACTTCAAAAGATCTGAACTATCGTACTTGCGTATGGTTTCTAATGCTGGACTCTTGCTTGTAGTGGACGACTTTCAAATGAATGCATCGGTACCtttgatctgaatacttctctcATCACTGCATGTCCGTATCCAAGGAAACTCTCTACAACCTGTCAATCAGCAGAGAAAGAGTACACCCAGCTGTGGAGTCACATCAGTTTTTATTCAGCAGACTGAGTATGTTCAACACACTGAAGTGCAGAAGAAATGACAAATGGTGAAAGCTTGGCTCTGGAGTAGAAATCAGAATCTGTAAACTTCAGCTAGCTACCGGCTAGACacaaccatcatcatcatcatcatcatcatcgtcgtcATCGTCGTCGTCATCGTTCAACAAGTTGTGTAATAAAAAATGTCTACAGATAACAATAAAATTAAGAGAAACGTAAATTTAAGTTACACAGAGTGTGACTAAGTAGCACAATAAAACTAAGAGAAGAATAAAACTAACACTGATTGAAATCATGTACAGAAGGAAATTAAACCGTCCATCTCCGATGGGGAGCCTGGTGTCCCCGAGGCCGGGTGCACATCAAGCCGAAGTGTAAAAACCATCCTGGTTACGTTACCAGATCCAAACAAAGCATGTTGCAAAGTCTGCAGGGAAGAATTTGGGTCTTTGCAGAGGTGAGGCGGCGTCACACTGTTACACAGAGCAGTCACGACGGACAGTTGACTTCATGTTcatgaacaaaaacaatacatttgatAATACATTTGAGTCTTGAAATTTACTGATACTATTCTCTGGCACTGAATGCAACGTACTAAAAGGCCCCCCACGCCTACCCCCAAAACTACAGTATCCCAATTTTCATCAAGTCTCATTTGGTCGCCCtcattttgggaaacattgcatcaaccctcctgttgtcctcggggtcgtTTACAAAAGAATTATTTTAGGCCTTTCCACCTTCATTTTATCAGAACTATGACCAAAGGatattgtaaaaagtaaaaaaaaaaaaaaaaatgcaggaaaaatcaacaaaaacatttggttttttttaagctgaaaaaagtgaccaaacaaaattggaaaaatttgccaaaaggtgacaaaaacttgttaaaaagaagtgataaaaaaaagaattggtaaatgtgagaagaaaacttgttaaaacaaactgcaaaaacataataaaagtgacaaaaaaaattggagaagaaaaatctacaaaaacattgacaaatgtgtagaaaaatttttttgtcaaattgtcAAAATTTCGGCCCAGAAAAAcccaaagttgcaggtcgatgggaagacaacacaagggttaaatatacAACAACTTGTGGAAAATCCAGTTTGATCGGTTGGCAGGTGTCTGTTGAAATCATCTACAGAGACAGCTTGAAAGTCGTTTGACGATGGTTCTCAGTCAGCGTCGAGGTATATTAGAGGATACACTATGTGTATATAAACAGTTTAAACTCACTAAAAAAGGATTTGAACACAGGCTCTCTTTTCATTTGCCCAGTGGCATTTGTGTAATACAGCTCTTGAATGGTGCAGCCAagcagttattaaaaaaaatcataaagcaACTGTCACTTTAAAGCTAcgatttttttcattaaatgacAAAtcccttaaccctcatgttgtcctcgggtcacattgccccgttttcctacatcagtgttctttttaattccccaaaattacacgattgattccacccaacgctctttgccaagtacaaatctctactttcattaattttgggtcttattcaattttatagcatttgaaaaacaaattgaagtagttttgaaacagtattgaataaaagttgacatattccagtctgtgattatcatcaacatccattcctttacttttaatctcaataattcctaatttttgcttttctaactcaaacattaggtatgatttcctataatttttgagacaagACTGAAATCATGCAGGaagaactcatagtgcacctttaactcCGCCCACCCTATGACGACATACCTGTAGCCTCCTTTTGATTGGTTACTAAATTTATCAAAGGTCATCAGATCCGTCAAACAGGGCGTGAGAGAGCACGCTCTTTTATCTGCTTTGGATGAAAACAAAGTTGGTATTGTCTGATTTTTAGTATCACTAAGTTCCCCAAAAAGCTTTTCATTTTCCAGCTGCCGGTGCGATGAGTTTCCCTTTCAACATCAGTGTTGTTGGGTAAAAAGCCACGGGAGGAGAAGAGGATGTGTCGACATGTCGGGGATCAGCGATGAAAACCTTCACTCTGCTAGAAAAATActcttaaaaatatatatatatagtcttcAGCCTGGGGCAAACTGCAGGAGTCGGTGCAGTTGATTGACAGGAAAGTCAGCCTATGGTCTTTGAGCAAGGCGgctcttcccctcctcctgtTCATTCAGCTTGAAGTGAGTGTAAGACAGGATGCCTGCCAGAGTGCAGAGGATGCCCAAAGCCTGGGTGTGAGGACAGAAAGACccggagagaaaagaggaaacgATTGTGAGGCTGGAGCCAGAAAGTGGTAAATCATCAGAGCAGCCCAGTCAGACTCACCTGGTTGAGTGACAGCGGGTCGTGAAAGAGCAGGTATCCTCCAATCAGAGTGATGCAGAATTTAAAATGACCAAACATGTTGTAGCTGCAAAATAGGGTCAGGAGAACACCAACATGTATGAAACCCGTCTAACacttatatataataataattatatagaATAATAACTAAAGATTACCTGAAACCCCTTAACTGTCCCACAAACCGTCTGAAGTTCTAAAACCCTTTTAGAGAAACCGGAAAGCTCTTTACGAAGCCATCAAATCAGATCCCCAAAGACACCTTCGAGAGCAGAATCCGCCCCCAGGAAACCCTTAAATCCCCAAGAAAGACGACCaaagacctaaaaaaaaacacagacccaGAACAGCAGAAATCTTCTCCAGATGTTCTGAAACCCTTTCAAAGAAACCAGAAAGCTCTTCACCTAACTGTCAGATCACTCCCTGAGATTAAAAAGCCCTTAAACCCCCCATTAATGAGAACAAAAACCTCACCAAGGAGTTctgaaatccatttaaaaaagatcaGAAAGCTCCTTACAACACCCTAAAACCTTCCCAAGAAAAACCCAAACCCCTGAGATTCCCCCTAACCCAACAGAGTCCTTAAACCTCTTTAAGAAGGCCTCACACCTGCcaaacaaaaaccttttaaacaaCCTTCAGACCTCCAAAAGTCTCCCACATGTTGGAGGATACGTGACAGCCGAGGTATTTCCAATGATCCAGTAGATGGACAGGTTGACGAGGAACGCCACCACACCCGAGAACAACACCGTCACCTAGGCAATAAGAAGAGAACATTGTTACCCCAGTACCGTGGGTGCCCCGACGCACGGAAAACACTGAGCGGCGCTGTCCTGAATTGAAAGATACTTTACGGCTTTTACTATCGAGTTAAtagacgtgtgtgtttgtgtcgacCACTGTCCGTTTTCTAAGGCTCTGAAATGCTAACTTTTATTTAactaattatttgattttaaatggcgcgcactgtggaggaaaacataaatcggCACCTATGACCAAAGCTAAATGTACGTATGTTCAAACAAAGCCtagtctttttttgtgataaatttatttttatataattaagAAACACAAGCAACACACTGAGCGCGTCCACAACGTACAACGCATCCCagggcaaaaaataaaaataaattaataataataataatacaacagagaggaaaaacgagagggaaggagacaaaacaacacacgcagaaacagacagacaaacaaagccTAGTTGTATTGCAAGTGTTTACTGacaaatatacatatttgtgtgtgtgtgtgtgtgtgtgtgtgtgtgtgtgttgtgtgtgtgtgtgtgtggtgtgtgtgtgtgtgtggtgtgtgtgtgtgtgtgtgtgtgtgtgtgtctgaccagAGCAGGTAGAGACCAGGGTCCAAATATTCCTCCGTCTCCAGTCAGAGGCTCAAACACGGGAACGACGCAGAGCAGGAAGCCCGACGACAGGGGGGCCTGAGAGGACAGCCACTGTGTTAATATTACTGTCATTACATCACATCATGGACTCATATAGACTGGATAGTGTTAGAGTCCCAGGAGTAATACAAACAGGCTACTATTACAGTCAAATTACTCATATTCAGGCATGGCTTGAGATGAGCTGCACTGTTTCATTGCCAAGGTAAGCATAATTGATTTGTTTTGGTCAAGTCCCACAAAAAGATCAAGTACTAAGTCAAGTCCCAAATGAAGGGTAACAAATCCCCAAGAGTCCTAGAAGAACAAGTCCTAGGTAATAATCAAACCCCAGGTAAACCCCAACAGGTCCAAAGTCCAGGCCAACAAGTCCCAAGTGAATGAGAACAAGTCCCAAGTCAAAATCAACAGGACCAAAGTTGTCCTAAGTGAAGATCAAGAAGTCCCAAATCAAgaacaagaccaagaccaaagATAAGGTAAACAAGTCCCAGGTCAAGTCCTAGGACAAAACCAACCAGTCTCAAGTCAAGTCCCAAATAAAGAACAAGCCCAAAGTCAAGTTCTAAATGAAGACCATCAAATCGCAAGTGAAGTTCATTGTCAAGCCCAACAAGTCCCAAATACAAGGGGAACAAGTCCCAAATACAAGGGGAACAAGTCCCAAATCAAAGGGGAACAAGTCAAAGGTTAAAAACCAAGACGTCCCAAATAAAGTAAAGTGCTGTAAGTCATGCATGACTAATGCGTAAGGTGGTGTAGACTGTTCGTAGGTGGTTTAGCTTGTGCAGCACTGTAGCAGAGAACACAAACTAATATGACTCTCTAGTATACTGAGTACTACGTTCCCCTGGTACTGTTACATTCACTCACAATATAATTTGCAGTTACAGTATCAATGTTAAAGTATTAGTCATACCTGATAGTACAGAAGCTGCATGGAGTTCACCTGGAGCTCATGTTGTTTAGCTCCCAcccactgagagagagagagagagagatttattttattaattgcaCACAAGCCACTGTGTCTTCCTTGTCTCCGAGACGTTAGGTTTGTCTGTATATGTACTCACCACTTGGTAAAGAGACGTCACCAGAACACCCAGCGTGGCGAACACCGTCCCCAGCAGGTTGAACCTCACATCAAAATAGGAATTCAATATCACGCCTAATGTGATGGGCACCTGGAATGCAGAATTACAAAaatcacatgatagatagatagagatagagagatagatagatagatagatagatggatggatagagagatagatggatagagagatagatagatggagagatagatagaagagatagagagatagattaagaatagatggatggatagagagataaataataaatagatagatagatagatagatagatagatagagagagatagatgggatggatagagagatagatagatggagatatagatagatagatagagagatagatagatagatggatggatagagagatagatagatggagatatagatagatagatagatagatagatagatagatggatagatagatagatagatactttattgatccccaaggggaaattcaaggtcccagtagcttacagacatcacacacacacacacacacacacacacaacaggatgaaaaaataacaaataaaaaacaaatccacatgaataatatggatATACAGAGCTTGTGTTTggtgttgcaaaacgttcttgTGGCAGCAATAGAGGCAGTGGTGTTTCCTGTTCGAGGAATCTCACACCGCCTAAAAACACACTGACGAGTCTGATCGCCGGTCACATGACTGGCCACCTCAGCGTAATGTCACGTTGCGTATATCCAAAGGTTGAACCTGTCTACAGCattgaaggaaaaacaaaacaaaagctgaTCCAGCCCTAAACCTTCCTTACCAGCGTCAGTTTAATCTTGGTGGAGAAGGTCTTCTTGTAGTAGGTGGTCTGGATGAGGATGATGACGGGTGTGGTCATGGCTTTCGCCAGCTGGTACGTTCCTATTGAGTTGTTCTGCAGGGAAAGGTTAGTGAAGGCCACAAACCCACAGAAGCTCAGAGCCAGCCACACTATCCGGCGGACGGGGAGGCTTTTTGGAGAGAAAATGTCCATTTTGTTACAGATGTAGAGTCCCAGCCAGGTGACCACGAAGTGAACGAGGGTCAGCGTCATGTTGGGGAAGCCGTAGTGGACGTAGATCCACTTGTTGATAAAGACAATGCAGATGGAGGACAGCAGGTTGACCAGCAGGCCCGCGATGATGCGCCTGTTGGATGATAAATTTAACAGCGTCCCAGCCATGGTTCTGGAGGTCtcctagcttagcttagcttagcttagcttagcgttGTTTAACTAAGCTTGAGATAGTTGttcacactgaaaaaacaa
Protein-coding regions in this window:
- the slc35e3 gene encoding solute carrier family 35 member E3 gives rise to the protein MAGTLLNLSSNRRIIAGLLVNLLSSICIVFINKWIYVHYGFPNMTLTLVHFVVTWLGLYICNKMDIFSPKSLPVRRIVWLALSFCGFVAFTNLSLQNNSIGTYQLAKAMTTPVIILIQTTYYKKTFSTKIKLTLVPITLGVILNSYFDVRFNLLGTVFATLGVLVTSLYQVWVGAKQHELQVNSMQLLYYQAPLSSGFLLCVVPVFEPLTGDGGIFGPWSLPALVTVLFSGVVAFLVNLSIYWIIGNTSAVTYNMFGHFKFCITLIGGYLLFHDPLSLNQALGILCTLAGILSYTHFKLNEQEEGKSRLAQRP